In Struthio camelus isolate bStrCam1 chromosome 12, bStrCam1.hap1, whole genome shotgun sequence, the DNA window GCAGGCCGGAGTGGCTGGAGCGGCGGGACAGGCTGTGCCCCACCGGCATCTTCCTggagcagccccgagcagccTCTGGAGCAGCAGGACAAGCTGTGCCCCCGGAACAGCCCCCGGAGCAGCCTCTGGAGCAGCCCCCAGAGTGGCCAGAGCAGTGGGACAGGCTGTGCCCCACCGGCGTGCGCCCGGagcagcccccagcagcccccggaGCAGCCCCCGGAGCAGCGGGACAGGCTGTGCCCCCGGAGCAGCCCCCGGTGCAGCCCCCggagcagccccccagcagcccccggaGTAGCGCGTGGCCACAGAGGCGCTGCTCTTTTCCAGCGGCACTTCCTCCtcgccgccccgtccccgcgctcggccgcccgccggctccgACTGCCCGTTGGCCGGCGGTCGGGCCGCCGGCCGCAGAGCCCTGCCGCCCCCcggcagccgccccccgccggcccgcggctCCATGGGCTTCGGGCCGGAGCTGTGGTGCCCGCAGGGGCACAGCGCGCTGCTGCGGCTGCAGGACGGCGAGCTGCGCCTGCTGGAGCTGATGAAGAAGTGGATGTCGCAGCGCGCCAAGAGCGACCGCGAGTACGCGGGGCTGCTGCACCACATGTTCGCCCAGCTGGAGAAGCAGgagggcccggggcagccccggggcggcgaggccggcggccggctcggcgAGGTGAGGcgcgggcggctgggcggctggtGGCACCCGCGGCCGGGCGTGCATTGGCCcggcccccacagccccacactgtCCCCGCAGTCGTGGTGGGCGCTGGCGAGCCAGACGGAGACGCTGAGCCAGATCCTGCGGCGGCACGCGGAGGAgctggcggcggggccgctgGCCAAGCTGAGCCTGCTCATCCGCGACAAGCAGCAGCTCCGCAAGGCCTTCAGcgagcagtggcagcagctgagCCAGGAGCACCTGCGGgtacggggacggggacggggatggggatggggatggggatggggacagggacagcgacggggacggggatggggatggagatgaggatggggatggggacagtgacagggatggggacggggatagGGACAGGGGCagtgatggggacagggacagggagggggatgcagggatagggatggggatggggatggggatagggataCGGATGGGGACGGGCATGGGGATggtgacagggatggggatgaggatggagatgaggatgggaatggggagggggggtggggacggtgacagggatggggatggggatggggatggggacagggatggggatggggatagggatagggatggggacggtgacagggatgggggtggggacAGTGACAGGGATAGGGATAGGGACAGGGacagagatggggacagggatggggatggggatggagatggaggtggggatgaggatggagatggggatggagatgggatggggatggggacggggttagggacagggacggggatggggcaGGACGGGGAGAGGGTGccatgtggggcaggagggggctgggCTCCCCCTGTTGCCCCCCTGACCCCCATCTCCCTAGACCACCCAGCAGGAGGTGGAGAAGCTGAAGGCGCAGTACCGCAGCCTGGCGCGTGACAGCGCCCAGGCCAAGCGCCGCTACCAGGAGGCCAGCAAAGGTGcgtgcccaccccggccccccggcccccggcccggccccggctgtgtcccccgtccccgccggtCGAGATGGGCAGTGCCGCAGCCTGTGCAACTGCAGCATGTTGGAGCTTGGGACGCGGCGCCCCAGCTTGGGAGCCCCAGCTAGGGAATGTCCCCTCGGCACCGGGgcgtccctgccctgcctgcccgggcgcccctgcagccccccagtccccccggcccccggtgcccctggccccgctggCTCCCGTGCTGCCTCCCGGCGCTCGGGGCTGGGGCGGCCGTGCAGCGGTGCGGCGGCCGGCAGCCACGGCGTCTCCCTGCAGACAAGGAGCGGGACAAGGCCAAGGAGAAGTATGTGCGCAGCCTCTGGAAGCTCTACGCCCTGCACAACCAGTACGTGCTGGCCGTGCAGGCGGCCGcgctccaccaccaccaccactaccagcAGGCGCTGCCCAGCCTCCACCAGTCCCTCTACAGCCTGCAGCAGGAGATGGTCCTCGTCCTGTAAGCGCCCTCCCGGCCCCAGGGACCCCACCGCCCCCTGCACCCGTCGCCCCCGCGCACCGGAGGTGCCCCGTCCTGCCGGAACGCACCCCATCCGCCTGCACCCCGCTGCCCTCGAGAACAGGGGATGCTCCCATGTCCTGCAAGAGCCCTGCCGGCCATGGGCACCTGCGCTGCCATGTGCCCGTACACCTCTGTCCCCTTGCAGCCACCCCAGTGTAGGGGCCCTGCCCCGAGGCCACATGCAATGGCCTGGACTGAGGGGCTCCACTGAGCAGGGACCGGGCTGCACGGgctgtgtgcagggtgcagggaccgGGCTGCATGGgctgtgtgcagggtgcagggaccaCCAGGCTGTACAGGctctgtgcagggtgcagggaccgGGCTGCACGGGTGCTGAGCAGGGTGCAGGGACCGGGCTGCACGGGTGCTGAGCAGGGTGCAGGGACCGGGCTGCACAGGTGCTGGGCAGGATGCAAGGACCGGGCTGcatgggctgtgcgcagggtgcaggGACCACCAGGCTGTACAGGctctgtgcagggtgcagggaccaCCAGGCTGTACAGGctctgtgcagggtgcagggaccgGGCTGCACGGGTGCTGAGCAGGGTGCAGGGACCGGGCTGCACAGGTGCTGGGCAGGATGCAAGGACCGGGCTGCACGGGCTGTGCGCAGGCTGCAGGGACCAGGCTGTACGGGCTGTGTGCAGGGTACAGGgactgggctgtgcaggggcacACGAGGCTGGGTGGCCCCTGATGCCCACGTCCCGACAGGAGGGAGATCCTCTGGGAGTACCACAGCATCAGCAGCCTGGTGCAGGAGGACGTGCTGGCTGTGCACCAGGAAATAGCCCGCTCTATCCAGGCGATCGACCCCGCCACCGAGTACAGCAGCTTTGTGCAGTGCCACAGGTACGGCGGCGTgcccgcccgccggcgcggccagCTCCGGCGCAGGGTCCCGGCCGTGTGTGAGGCCGCGCTCCTCTCGCAGGTACGGCTGCGAGGCTCCGCCGGCCGTGAGCTTCGACGAGACCCTGCTGGAGGAGACAGAGAACCTGGCGCCCGGGGAGCTGCAGCTGAACGAACTGACCGTTGAGAGCGTGCAGCACTCGTGAGCGGGGCTGGGCCGCCGGCCGCCGAGGGGCCAGCGCGTCCCGGGAGGCCGCCTGCAGCTGTGTCTCTTGCAGCCTGACGTCCGTCGAGGAGGAGCTGGCGGCCACCACGGAGGCCGTGAGCAGCAAGGAGCAGCGCGTGCGGGAGCTGCAGGCCGAGATCCGGGTcgaggagcagagcctgggcCCTGGGGAGCGGTGCGGTGCAGCGCATGACCGGGGGgacggggccgcgcggggcagcgggtgcTGACCGGCCACGTCGTGTCCCCAGGGTGCACTTGCTGGGGAAGCgccaggggctgcaggaggcgcagcagcagctccagggctgcctctgcacccagGCCAAGCTGCAGGCGCAGCGGGACATGCTGGCCCAGAAGCTGGCGGAGCTGGACTCCCGGGaccccctgcctgccctgcccctgccggAGGACCGGCAGTCCCTCTCCTCCGTGGTGAGTCCTGTCCCACGTGTGGAGCAAGGGAGCACCCCAGGGAGCCGCAGGGCGGGGGCACCCCCGGCACCCTGCGGGCACGGCCAGCGCTGTGGGCCCCAGGGCGCTGCTCACACGGCCACCTTCCCCCAGGAgcaggagcggagcggggccACCGCGCTGGAGACCCTCAAGAACCACATCTCGGGCATCTTCCGCCCCAAGTACTTGGTGAGTCccagcgtccccggccgccctgctGGCCTTGCCAGCCCCTCGGCCCCcctgcccttttctttcctgccctgcagcccccctccGCATGGCTctccagcccccctccccatcatgccccagcccggctcccgctgcccgccGGACCGGCTCTGGGCACGGTTTCCAggccctgctgctccttcccccaCGTCCCGCAGGACCTCGGGGTATGGCTGGGCTCACTCGCTTCTCCACACAGCTGCCGCCCCCCGTGCCACTGATCCCGGAGGTGCAGAAGCCGCTGTGCCAGCAGGCCTGGTACCACGGGGCCATCCCACGCTCGGAGGTGCAGGAGCTGCTGACCTGCAGCGGGGACTTCCTGGTGCGGGAGAGCCAGGGCAAGCAGGAGTACGTGCTCAGCGTGCTGTGGGACGGGCAGCCCCGGCACTTCATCATCCAGGCTGCTGACGTGAGTGAGCGCAGGGCAGCGCGGGGAGCCgcccggcaggggctggggcaggccacGGCACCCTTGCTGTGCAGCCACTCGTGTGAAACGCACAGGGCACGTGTACATGCACGAGGTGTGGGCACGCGAACCTGGCACAGGGCTCCGGGAGCAAGCCCGACTTCCTTGCATGGATGCCCGTGCGTGCACGCTGCTTCGTGGGCGCGCGTACCCCCATGCGCACGCCCACAGGTGCAGGCCCATGCCTGCGAACCGGACCCTGCAGCCTCCCCTCTCTGCAGAACATGTACCGGCTGGAGGGCGACGGCTTCCCCACCATCCCACTGCTCATCGACCActgcctgcagagccagcagcccATCACCCGGAAGAGCGGGATCGTCCTGGCCAGGGCAGTGCCCAAGGTAGTGGCCAGCCGGCGAGGGCAGATGTGTCCCCCGCAGGCagtgcagccctggccccccgccgcgggcgcacATCCCCAGCCAGACGCGGTGTTGGGCAGGAGGGGGTGTGGgctgggacggggggacacgtcTCACCGCCCTGCGCTGCCTGCTCTCCCCAGGACAAGTGGGTGCTCAACCACGAGGATGTGCTGCTGGGGGAGCGCATCGGCCGGGTGAGTGCCGGATGCCCCGATCCCTGTCCACGGGAGGCAGAGCTGGCTCCGGGGGCTCTGTGGGCGCTGGGGCAGCGAtggcctgggggggggtccgtggggcagTGATGACCtgggggctctgtggggtgctgggggcagagatGACCCGGGGGCTCCGCAGGGCACTGGGGGCAGCGATGGCCTGGGGgctctgcagggtgctgggggcagcgatggcctgggggggggtccgtggggcagTGATGACCTGGGGgctctgtggggcgctgggggcagCGATGGCctgggggctctgcggggcactgggggcagcgaTGGCCTGGGGGCtccgcagggtgctgggggcagcgatGGCCTGGGGGCtctgcggggtgctgggggcagtgaTGACCCGGGGGCtccgcagggtgctgggggcagcgatGGCCTGGGGGCtctgcggggtgctgggggcagtgaTGACCTGGGGGCTCCAtggggcgctgggggcagcaaTGGCCtgggggctctgtggggtgctgggggcagtgaTGACCCAGGGGCtccgtggggtgctgggggcagcgatGACCTGGGGGCTCCGcggggcactgggggcagcgaTGACCCGGGGGCtccgtggggtgctgggggcagcgatGGCCTGGGGGCtccgtggggtgctgggggcagcgatGGCctgggggctctgcggggcgctgggggcagtGATGACctgggggctctgcggggcgctgggggcagcgATGGCCTGGGGGCtccgtggggtgctgggggcagcgatGGCctgggggctctgcggggcgctgggggcagcgATGACctgggggctctgcggggcgctgggggcagcgATGGCCTGGGGGCtccgtggggtgctgggggcagcgatGGCctgggggctctgcggggcgctgggggcagtGATGACctgggggctctgcggggcgctgggggcagcgATGGCCtgggggctctgtggggtgctgggggcagtgaTGACCCGGGGGCTCCGtggggcactgggggcagcggtggccCCAGGCTGTGCTACCGCGGGCTCGGCCAGTGCAGTGGCCTCTCTCGGCAGGGTAATTTTGGGGAAGTGTTCAGCGGCCGCCTGCGCGCTGACAACACCCCCGTGGCCGTGAAATCCTGCCGGGAAACCCTCCCGCCCGAGCTCAAGGCCAAGTTCCTGCAGGAAGCCAGGTCTGTAGGGCCGTCGTGTTCGTCCGTCCCGGCCTGCCTGTCCGTCCCCAGGACTTTGGGCCATTTAAACCCCACAGGGGACTGCAGCACCCTTGTGGGCCGAGGGCCCCATCCAGTCCCACTGGCCGGAACGTCCCGGGGCTGCACTCCCGGGACGGCAcgggggcagcccctgccccgggaCATCCGGCCCCTCACGCGCTCACGGCACCCGCTGCCACCCCTGCAGGATCCTCAAGCAGTACAACCACCCCAACATCGTCCGGCTCATCGGCGTCTGCACCCAAAAACAGCCCATTTACATCGTGATGGAGCTGGTGCAGGGTGAGCGGCACCCTCCCGCGGCCCCCAGCGCCCACCCGTGCCAGCCGGCCGCACGGCGCTCACGCCGTCCTCTGCGCAGGGGgggacttcctgagcttcctGCGCAGCGAGGGGGCCCACCTCAAGGTGAAGGAGCTCATCAAGATGACGGAGAACGCTGCAGCGGGCATGGAGTACCTGGAGAGCAAGCACTGCATCCACAGGTGGGCCCCTccgcagcacagcacggcacggcgcggcgtggcacggcacggcacgcaGCCCGCGGTTGCCGTGCTCCAAGCAGGACCAcgctccaagctgccccgatgccagccccagggcagcccccagcaccagcaccagccaggGACAGGCGGCTGCGTGGGAGCTGCAGCCGGGGGTAGCCTGGCTTGGTTTGTGCGCGGCCGGATGGAGGCGGCCCGGAGGGTCCCAGCTCGGTGACGGTGGGTCAGTGCAGCCCAGGGTACACCAGGAGGCCTCGCTCCCCTGGGCTCGTGCCCTGCTCCTGCGCCGCgtggaggggcccgcggggacgGTCGGGCAAGCATGGCACAGCGGGCACGAGCGCGGGCTGAGGGCTCTGCGCCGGCCCCAGGGACTTGGCCGCTCGCAACTGCCTGGTGACGGAGAGGAACGTGCTGAAGATCAGCGACTTCGGGATGTcacgggaggaggaggacggtGTCTACGCCTCCAC includes these proteins:
- the FES gene encoding tyrosine-protein kinase Fes/Fps; the encoded protein is MGFGPELWCPQGHSALLRLQDGELRLLELMKKWMSQRAKSDREYAGLLHHMFAQLEKQEGPGQPRGGEAGGRLGESWWALASQTETLSQILRRHAEELAAGPLAKLSLLIRDKQQLRKAFSEQWQQLSQEHLRTTQQEVEKLKAQYRSLARDSAQAKRRYQEASKDKERDKAKEKYVRSLWKLYALHNQYVLAVQAAALHHHHHYQQALPSLHQSLYSLQQEMVLVLREILWEYHSISSLVQEDVLAVHQEIARSIQAIDPATEYSSFVQCHRYGCEAPPAVSFDETLLEETENLAPGELQLNELTVESVQHSLTSVEEELAATTEAVSSKEQRVRELQAEIRVEEQSLGPGERVHLLGKRQGLQEAQQQLQGCLCTQAKLQAQRDMLAQKLAELDSRDPLPALPLPEDRQSLSSVEQERSGATALETLKNHISGIFRPKYLLPPPVPLIPEVQKPLCQQAWYHGAIPRSEVQELLTCSGDFLVRESQGKQEYVLSVLWDGQPRHFIIQAADNMYRLEGDGFPTIPLLIDHCLQSQQPITRKSGIVLARAVPKDKWVLNHEDVLLGERIGRGNFGEVFSGRLRADNTPVAVKSCRETLPPELKAKFLQEARILKQYNHPNIVRLIGVCTQKQPIYIVMELVQGGDFLSFLRSEGAHLKVKELIKMTENAAAGMEYLESKHCIHRDLAARNCLVTERNVLKISDFGMSREEEDGVYASTGGMKQIPVKWTAPEALNYGRYTSESDVWSFGILLWEAFSLGAVPYANLSNQQTREAVEQGVRLEPPEQCPEEVYRLMQRCWEYEPRKRPSFSSLHQELTSIRKRHR